Proteins encoded together in one Oncorhynchus nerka isolate Pitt River linkage group LG19, Oner_Uvic_2.0, whole genome shotgun sequence window:
- the LOC115101172 gene encoding far upstream element-binding protein 3-like isoform X1 — protein sequence MMMMAELVQGQASVAQPGTKADGFADALHRARQIAAKMGGDQMPHMNNSSPVLDPSLYGYGGQKRSMDDGVGNQLGGMVHQRAIMTEDFKVPDKMVGFIIGRGGEQITRIQLESGCKIQIAADSGGMMDRACTLTGSPENIEQAKRLLSQIVDRCRNGPGFHSEMDSNSAIQEILIPASKVGLVIGKGGDTIKQLQERTGVKMMMIQDGPMPTGADKPLRITGDPYKVQQARELVVEIIRDKDQGDFRASRGDFGSRLGGSSLDVAVPRFAVGIVIGRNGEMIKKIQNDSGVRIQFKPVSPSPSDDGISPDRIAQVMGQSDRCQHAVHLINELVQTAQVQQASPAHSLAGWLPDRASLAPSQASLDPLALWLGGGGDLLRQVYRQERDGFGSPVGPRGRGRGRGDWNMGAPGGLQEVTYSIPADKCGLVIGKGGETIKNINQQSGAHVELQRNPPPNTDPNVRIFSIRGTHQQMEMARQLIDEKIGASGMGGNGSFGLNPFGQGPTTPHQNGPQTFLTGGWGTTYQTWQTPGQQDPSQQSQAQSSGSDYSKAWEDYYKKQSQAAGPGSQQSSPPDYSAAWVEYYRQQGAYYGQGAQQTPAPGLQRGHPLVEDF from the exons atgatgatgatggcggAGTTGGTACAGGGACAGGCCTCGGTGGCTCAGCCTGGAACGAAAGCAGATGGCTTCGCCGACGCTTTACACCGGGCCCGACAG ATTGCGGCGAAGATGGGAGGTGACCAGATGCCCCACATGAACAACTCTTCTCCAGTcctagacccctctctctatgGCTACGGAGGCCAGAAGCGCTCAATGGATGATGGAG TAGGTAACCAGCTGGGTGGAATGGTACATCAAAG GGCTATTATGACAGAAGACTTCAAAGTGCCTGATAAGATGGTTGGATTCA TCattggaagaggaggagagcagatcACGAGAATTCAGTTGGAGTCAGGCTGCAAGATTCAGATAGCTGCAG ACAGCGGCGGCATGATGGACAGGGCCTGCACCCTAACCGGAAGTCCAGAGAACATTGA GCAGGCCAAGAGGCTGCTGAGTCAGATTGTGGACCGTTGTCGGAACGGCCCGGGGTTCCACAGCGAGATGGACAGCAACAGCGCCATCCAGGAGATCCTCATCCCTGCCAGCAAAGTGGGCCTGGTCATTGGCAAGGGAGGGGACACCATCAAACAACTGCAG GAGAGAACCGgtgtgaagatgatgatgatccAGGATGGCCCCATGCCCACTGGAGCAGACAAACCCCTGAGAATCACTGGGGACCCCTACAAAGTGCAG CAAGCACGAGAGCTGGTGGTGGAGATCATCCGGGACAAGGACCAGGGAGACTTCCGGGCCAGCAGGGGAGACTTTGGCTCCAGACTGGGGGGAAGCAGTCTGGATGTGGCAGTCCCCAGGTTTGCTGTGGGCATCGTCATTGGCAGGAACGGAGAGATGATCAAGAAGATCCAGAATGACTCTGGGGTCAGGATCCAGTTCAAACCAG TGTCCCCCTCTCCTTCAGACGATGGCATCAGTCCCGACCGGATTGCCCAGGTGATGGGCCAGTCTGACCGTTGCCAGCATGCAGTGCATCTCATCAACGAGCTGGTCCAAACggcacaggtacag CAGGCCTCCCCAGCCCATTctctagctggctggctcccgGACAGGGCCAGCCTGGCCCCCTCTCAAGCTTCTCTGGACCCCCTAGCCCTGTGGCTGGGTGGTGGGGGGGACCTCCTCAGACAGGtgtacagacag GAGAGGGATGGCTTTGGGAGTCCCGTGGGGCCCAGAGGCCGGGGCAGAGGCCGCGGAGACTGGAACATGGGTGCGCCTGGTGGACTGCAGGAAGTGACGTACTCGATACCTGCCGACAAGTGTGGCCTGGTGATTGGAAAAG GTGGCGAAACCATCAAGAACATCAACCAGCAGTCCGGAGCGCACGTGGAGCTGCAGAGAAACCCGCCACCTAACACTGACCCCAACGTGCGCATCTTCTCCATCCGCGGCACCCACCAGCAGATGGAAATGGCCCGCCAGCTGATCGATGAGAAGATTGGG GCCTCAGGAATGGGGGGCAACGGCAGTTTTGGTCTGAACCCATTCGGACAAGGACCAACTACCCCGCATCAGAA TGGACCCCAGACATTCCTGACAGGAGGATGGGGCACAACATATCAGACATGGCAGACTCCGGGCCAGCAGGACCCca GTCAGCAGAGCCAAGCCCAGAGCAGTGGCTCTGACTACAGCAAAGCATGGGAGGATTACTACAAGAAACAGA gccaggcagcaggcccCGGCTCCCAGCAGAGCTCCCCTCCGGACTACAGTGCTGCCTGGGTGGAGTATTACAGACAGCAGGGGGCCTACTATGGCCAGGGTGCACAGCAGACACCGGCCCCAGGCCTTCAG AGAGGACACCCTTTAGTTGAAGATTTTTGA
- the LOC115101172 gene encoding far upstream element-binding protein 3-like isoform X6 — protein MMMMAELVQGQASVAQPGTKADGFADALHRARQIAAKMGGDQMPHMNNSSPVLDPSLYGYGGQKRSMDDGVGNQLGGMVHQRAIMTEDFKVPDKMVGFIIGRGGEQITRIQLESGCKIQIAADSGGMMDRACTLTGSPENIEQAKRLLSQIVDRCRNGPGFHSEMDSNSAIQEILIPASKVGLVIGKGGDTIKQLQERTGVKMMMIQDGPMPTGADKPLRITGDPYKVQQARELVVEIIRDKDQGDFRASRGDFGSRLGGSSLDVAVPRFAVGIVIGRNGEMIKKIQNDSGVRIQFKPDDGISPDRIAQVMGQSDRCQHAVHLINELVQTAQVQERDGFGSPVGPRGRGRGRGDWNMGAPGGLQEVTYSIPADKCGLVIGKGGETIKNINQQSGAHVELQRNPPPNTDPNVRIFSIRGTHQQMEMARQLIDEKIGASGMGGNGSFGLNPFGQGPTTPHQNGPQTFLTGGWGTTYQTWQTPGQQDPSQQSQAQSSGSDYSKAWEDYYKKQSQAAGPGSQQSSPPDYSAAWVEYYRQQGAYYGQGAQQTPAPGLQRGHPLVEDF, from the exons atgatgatgatggcggAGTTGGTACAGGGACAGGCCTCGGTGGCTCAGCCTGGAACGAAAGCAGATGGCTTCGCCGACGCTTTACACCGGGCCCGACAG ATTGCGGCGAAGATGGGAGGTGACCAGATGCCCCACATGAACAACTCTTCTCCAGTcctagacccctctctctatgGCTACGGAGGCCAGAAGCGCTCAATGGATGATGGAG TAGGTAACCAGCTGGGTGGAATGGTACATCAAAG GGCTATTATGACAGAAGACTTCAAAGTGCCTGATAAGATGGTTGGATTCA TCattggaagaggaggagagcagatcACGAGAATTCAGTTGGAGTCAGGCTGCAAGATTCAGATAGCTGCAG ACAGCGGCGGCATGATGGACAGGGCCTGCACCCTAACCGGAAGTCCAGAGAACATTGA GCAGGCCAAGAGGCTGCTGAGTCAGATTGTGGACCGTTGTCGGAACGGCCCGGGGTTCCACAGCGAGATGGACAGCAACAGCGCCATCCAGGAGATCCTCATCCCTGCCAGCAAAGTGGGCCTGGTCATTGGCAAGGGAGGGGACACCATCAAACAACTGCAG GAGAGAACCGgtgtgaagatgatgatgatccAGGATGGCCCCATGCCCACTGGAGCAGACAAACCCCTGAGAATCACTGGGGACCCCTACAAAGTGCAG CAAGCACGAGAGCTGGTGGTGGAGATCATCCGGGACAAGGACCAGGGAGACTTCCGGGCCAGCAGGGGAGACTTTGGCTCCAGACTGGGGGGAAGCAGTCTGGATGTGGCAGTCCCCAGGTTTGCTGTGGGCATCGTCATTGGCAGGAACGGAGAGATGATCAAGAAGATCCAGAATGACTCTGGGGTCAGGATCCAGTTCAAACCAG ACGATGGCATCAGTCCCGACCGGATTGCCCAGGTGATGGGCCAGTCTGACCGTTGCCAGCATGCAGTGCATCTCATCAACGAGCTGGTCCAAACggcacaggtacag GAGAGGGATGGCTTTGGGAGTCCCGTGGGGCCCAGAGGCCGGGGCAGAGGCCGCGGAGACTGGAACATGGGTGCGCCTGGTGGACTGCAGGAAGTGACGTACTCGATACCTGCCGACAAGTGTGGCCTGGTGATTGGAAAAG GTGGCGAAACCATCAAGAACATCAACCAGCAGTCCGGAGCGCACGTGGAGCTGCAGAGAAACCCGCCACCTAACACTGACCCCAACGTGCGCATCTTCTCCATCCGCGGCACCCACCAGCAGATGGAAATGGCCCGCCAGCTGATCGATGAGAAGATTGGG GCCTCAGGAATGGGGGGCAACGGCAGTTTTGGTCTGAACCCATTCGGACAAGGACCAACTACCCCGCATCAGAA TGGACCCCAGACATTCCTGACAGGAGGATGGGGCACAACATATCAGACATGGCAGACTCCGGGCCAGCAGGACCCca GTCAGCAGAGCCAAGCCCAGAGCAGTGGCTCTGACTACAGCAAAGCATGGGAGGATTACTACAAGAAACAGA gccaggcagcaggcccCGGCTCCCAGCAGAGCTCCCCTCCGGACTACAGTGCTGCCTGGGTGGAGTATTACAGACAGCAGGGGGCCTACTATGGCCAGGGTGCACAGCAGACACCGGCCCCAGGCCTTCAG AGAGGACACCCTTTAGTTGAAGATTTTTGA
- the LOC115101172 gene encoding far upstream element-binding protein 3-like isoform X7: MMMMAELVQGQASVAQPGTKADGFADALHRARQIAAKMGGDQMPHMNNSSPVLDPSLYGYGGQKRSMDDGVGNQLGGMVHQRAIMTEDFKVPDKMVGFIIGRGGEQITRIQLESGCKIQIAADSGGMMDRACTLTGSPENIEQAKRLLSQIVDRCRNGPGFHSEMDSNSAIQEILIPASKVGLVIGKGGDTIKQLQERTGVKMMMIQDGPMPTGADKPLRITGDPYKVQQARELVVEIIRDKDQGDFRASRGDFGSRLGGSSLDVAVPRFAVGIVIGRNGEMIKKIQNDSGVRIQFKPDDGISPDRIAQVMGQSDRCQHAVHLINELVQTAQERDGFGSPVGPRGRGRGRGDWNMGAPGGLQEVTYSIPADKCGLVIGKGGETIKNINQQSGAHVELQRNPPPNTDPNVRIFSIRGTHQQMEMARQLIDEKIGASGMGGNGSFGLNPFGQGPTTPHQNGPQTFLTGGWGTTYQTWQTPGQQDPSQQSQAQSSGSDYSKAWEDYYKKQSQAAGPGSQQSSPPDYSAAWVEYYRQQGAYYGQGAQQTPAPGLQRGHPLVEDF; the protein is encoded by the exons atgatgatgatggcggAGTTGGTACAGGGACAGGCCTCGGTGGCTCAGCCTGGAACGAAAGCAGATGGCTTCGCCGACGCTTTACACCGGGCCCGACAG ATTGCGGCGAAGATGGGAGGTGACCAGATGCCCCACATGAACAACTCTTCTCCAGTcctagacccctctctctatgGCTACGGAGGCCAGAAGCGCTCAATGGATGATGGAG TAGGTAACCAGCTGGGTGGAATGGTACATCAAAG GGCTATTATGACAGAAGACTTCAAAGTGCCTGATAAGATGGTTGGATTCA TCattggaagaggaggagagcagatcACGAGAATTCAGTTGGAGTCAGGCTGCAAGATTCAGATAGCTGCAG ACAGCGGCGGCATGATGGACAGGGCCTGCACCCTAACCGGAAGTCCAGAGAACATTGA GCAGGCCAAGAGGCTGCTGAGTCAGATTGTGGACCGTTGTCGGAACGGCCCGGGGTTCCACAGCGAGATGGACAGCAACAGCGCCATCCAGGAGATCCTCATCCCTGCCAGCAAAGTGGGCCTGGTCATTGGCAAGGGAGGGGACACCATCAAACAACTGCAG GAGAGAACCGgtgtgaagatgatgatgatccAGGATGGCCCCATGCCCACTGGAGCAGACAAACCCCTGAGAATCACTGGGGACCCCTACAAAGTGCAG CAAGCACGAGAGCTGGTGGTGGAGATCATCCGGGACAAGGACCAGGGAGACTTCCGGGCCAGCAGGGGAGACTTTGGCTCCAGACTGGGGGGAAGCAGTCTGGATGTGGCAGTCCCCAGGTTTGCTGTGGGCATCGTCATTGGCAGGAACGGAGAGATGATCAAGAAGATCCAGAATGACTCTGGGGTCAGGATCCAGTTCAAACCAG ACGATGGCATCAGTCCCGACCGGATTGCCCAGGTGATGGGCCAGTCTGACCGTTGCCAGCATGCAGTGCATCTCATCAACGAGCTGGTCCAAACggcacag GAGAGGGATGGCTTTGGGAGTCCCGTGGGGCCCAGAGGCCGGGGCAGAGGCCGCGGAGACTGGAACATGGGTGCGCCTGGTGGACTGCAGGAAGTGACGTACTCGATACCTGCCGACAAGTGTGGCCTGGTGATTGGAAAAG GTGGCGAAACCATCAAGAACATCAACCAGCAGTCCGGAGCGCACGTGGAGCTGCAGAGAAACCCGCCACCTAACACTGACCCCAACGTGCGCATCTTCTCCATCCGCGGCACCCACCAGCAGATGGAAATGGCCCGCCAGCTGATCGATGAGAAGATTGGG GCCTCAGGAATGGGGGGCAACGGCAGTTTTGGTCTGAACCCATTCGGACAAGGACCAACTACCCCGCATCAGAA TGGACCCCAGACATTCCTGACAGGAGGATGGGGCACAACATATCAGACATGGCAGACTCCGGGCCAGCAGGACCCca GTCAGCAGAGCCAAGCCCAGAGCAGTGGCTCTGACTACAGCAAAGCATGGGAGGATTACTACAAGAAACAGA gccaggcagcaggcccCGGCTCCCAGCAGAGCTCCCCTCCGGACTACAGTGCTGCCTGGGTGGAGTATTACAGACAGCAGGGGGCCTACTATGGCCAGGGTGCACAGCAGACACCGGCCCCAGGCCTTCAG AGAGGACACCCTTTAGTTGAAGATTTTTGA
- the LOC115101172 gene encoding far upstream element-binding protein 3-like isoform X8 yields the protein MVHQRAIMTEDFKVPDKMVGFIIGRGGEQITRIQLESGCKIQIAADSGGMMDRACTLTGSPENIEQAKRLLSQIVDRCRNGPGFHSEMDSNSAIQEILIPASKVGLVIGKGGDTIKQLQERTGVKMMMIQDGPMPTGADKPLRITGDPYKVQQARELVVEIIRDKDQGDFRASRGDFGSRLGGSSLDVAVPRFAVGIVIGRNGEMIKKIQNDSGVRIQFKPVSPSPSDDGISPDRIAQVMGQSDRCQHAVHLINELVQTAQVQQASPAHSLAGWLPDRASLAPSQASLDPLALWLGGGGDLLRQVYRQERDGFGSPVGPRGRGRGRGDWNMGAPGGLQEVTYSIPADKCGLVIGKGGETIKNINQQSGAHVELQRNPPPNTDPNVRIFSIRGTHQQMEMARQLIDEKIGASGMGGNGSFGLNPFGQGPTTPHQNGPQTFLTGGWGTTYQTWQTPGQQDPSQQSQAQSSGSDYSKAWEDYYKKQSQAAGPGSQQSSPPDYSAAWVEYYRQQGAYYGQGAQQTPAPGLQRGHPLVEDF from the exons ATGGTACATCAAAG GGCTATTATGACAGAAGACTTCAAAGTGCCTGATAAGATGGTTGGATTCA TCattggaagaggaggagagcagatcACGAGAATTCAGTTGGAGTCAGGCTGCAAGATTCAGATAGCTGCAG ACAGCGGCGGCATGATGGACAGGGCCTGCACCCTAACCGGAAGTCCAGAGAACATTGA GCAGGCCAAGAGGCTGCTGAGTCAGATTGTGGACCGTTGTCGGAACGGCCCGGGGTTCCACAGCGAGATGGACAGCAACAGCGCCATCCAGGAGATCCTCATCCCTGCCAGCAAAGTGGGCCTGGTCATTGGCAAGGGAGGGGACACCATCAAACAACTGCAG GAGAGAACCGgtgtgaagatgatgatgatccAGGATGGCCCCATGCCCACTGGAGCAGACAAACCCCTGAGAATCACTGGGGACCCCTACAAAGTGCAG CAAGCACGAGAGCTGGTGGTGGAGATCATCCGGGACAAGGACCAGGGAGACTTCCGGGCCAGCAGGGGAGACTTTGGCTCCAGACTGGGGGGAAGCAGTCTGGATGTGGCAGTCCCCAGGTTTGCTGTGGGCATCGTCATTGGCAGGAACGGAGAGATGATCAAGAAGATCCAGAATGACTCTGGGGTCAGGATCCAGTTCAAACCAG TGTCCCCCTCTCCTTCAGACGATGGCATCAGTCCCGACCGGATTGCCCAGGTGATGGGCCAGTCTGACCGTTGCCAGCATGCAGTGCATCTCATCAACGAGCTGGTCCAAACggcacaggtacag CAGGCCTCCCCAGCCCATTctctagctggctggctcccgGACAGGGCCAGCCTGGCCCCCTCTCAAGCTTCTCTGGACCCCCTAGCCCTGTGGCTGGGTGGTGGGGGGGACCTCCTCAGACAGGtgtacagacag GAGAGGGATGGCTTTGGGAGTCCCGTGGGGCCCAGAGGCCGGGGCAGAGGCCGCGGAGACTGGAACATGGGTGCGCCTGGTGGACTGCAGGAAGTGACGTACTCGATACCTGCCGACAAGTGTGGCCTGGTGATTGGAAAAG GTGGCGAAACCATCAAGAACATCAACCAGCAGTCCGGAGCGCACGTGGAGCTGCAGAGAAACCCGCCACCTAACACTGACCCCAACGTGCGCATCTTCTCCATCCGCGGCACCCACCAGCAGATGGAAATGGCCCGCCAGCTGATCGATGAGAAGATTGGG GCCTCAGGAATGGGGGGCAACGGCAGTTTTGGTCTGAACCCATTCGGACAAGGACCAACTACCCCGCATCAGAA TGGACCCCAGACATTCCTGACAGGAGGATGGGGCACAACATATCAGACATGGCAGACTCCGGGCCAGCAGGACCCca GTCAGCAGAGCCAAGCCCAGAGCAGTGGCTCTGACTACAGCAAAGCATGGGAGGATTACTACAAGAAACAGA gccaggcagcaggcccCGGCTCCCAGCAGAGCTCCCCTCCGGACTACAGTGCTGCCTGGGTGGAGTATTACAGACAGCAGGGGGCCTACTATGGCCAGGGTGCACAGCAGACACCGGCCCCAGGCCTTCAG AGAGGACACCCTTTAGTTGAAGATTTTTGA
- the LOC115101172 gene encoding far upstream element-binding protein 3-like isoform X5 — MMMMAELVQGQASVAQPGTKADGFADALHRARQIAAKMGGDQMPHMNNSSPVLDPSLYGYGGQKRSMDDGVGNQLGGMVHQRAIMTEDFKVPDKMVGFIIGRGGEQITRIQLESGCKIQIAADSGGMMDRACTLTGSPENIEQAKRLLSQIVDRCRNGPGFHSEMDSNSAIQEILIPASKVGLVIGKGGDTIKQLQERTGVKMMMIQDGPMPTGADKPLRITGDPYKVQQARELVVEIIRDKDQGDFRASRGDFGSRLGGSSLDVAVPRFAVGIVIGRNGEMIKKIQNDSGVRIQFKPVSPSPSDDGISPDRIAQVMGQSDRCQHAVHLINELVQTAQERDGFGSPVGPRGRGRGRGDWNMGAPGGLQEVTYSIPADKCGLVIGKGGETIKNINQQSGAHVELQRNPPPNTDPNVRIFSIRGTHQQMEMARQLIDEKIGASGMGGNGSFGLNPFGQGPTTPHQNGPQTFLTGGWGTTYQTWQTPGQQDPSQQSQAQSSGSDYSKAWEDYYKKQSQAAGPGSQQSSPPDYSAAWVEYYRQQGAYYGQGAQQTPAPGLQRGHPLVEDF, encoded by the exons atgatgatgatggcggAGTTGGTACAGGGACAGGCCTCGGTGGCTCAGCCTGGAACGAAAGCAGATGGCTTCGCCGACGCTTTACACCGGGCCCGACAG ATTGCGGCGAAGATGGGAGGTGACCAGATGCCCCACATGAACAACTCTTCTCCAGTcctagacccctctctctatgGCTACGGAGGCCAGAAGCGCTCAATGGATGATGGAG TAGGTAACCAGCTGGGTGGAATGGTACATCAAAG GGCTATTATGACAGAAGACTTCAAAGTGCCTGATAAGATGGTTGGATTCA TCattggaagaggaggagagcagatcACGAGAATTCAGTTGGAGTCAGGCTGCAAGATTCAGATAGCTGCAG ACAGCGGCGGCATGATGGACAGGGCCTGCACCCTAACCGGAAGTCCAGAGAACATTGA GCAGGCCAAGAGGCTGCTGAGTCAGATTGTGGACCGTTGTCGGAACGGCCCGGGGTTCCACAGCGAGATGGACAGCAACAGCGCCATCCAGGAGATCCTCATCCCTGCCAGCAAAGTGGGCCTGGTCATTGGCAAGGGAGGGGACACCATCAAACAACTGCAG GAGAGAACCGgtgtgaagatgatgatgatccAGGATGGCCCCATGCCCACTGGAGCAGACAAACCCCTGAGAATCACTGGGGACCCCTACAAAGTGCAG CAAGCACGAGAGCTGGTGGTGGAGATCATCCGGGACAAGGACCAGGGAGACTTCCGGGCCAGCAGGGGAGACTTTGGCTCCAGACTGGGGGGAAGCAGTCTGGATGTGGCAGTCCCCAGGTTTGCTGTGGGCATCGTCATTGGCAGGAACGGAGAGATGATCAAGAAGATCCAGAATGACTCTGGGGTCAGGATCCAGTTCAAACCAG TGTCCCCCTCTCCTTCAGACGATGGCATCAGTCCCGACCGGATTGCCCAGGTGATGGGCCAGTCTGACCGTTGCCAGCATGCAGTGCATCTCATCAACGAGCTGGTCCAAACggcacag GAGAGGGATGGCTTTGGGAGTCCCGTGGGGCCCAGAGGCCGGGGCAGAGGCCGCGGAGACTGGAACATGGGTGCGCCTGGTGGACTGCAGGAAGTGACGTACTCGATACCTGCCGACAAGTGTGGCCTGGTGATTGGAAAAG GTGGCGAAACCATCAAGAACATCAACCAGCAGTCCGGAGCGCACGTGGAGCTGCAGAGAAACCCGCCACCTAACACTGACCCCAACGTGCGCATCTTCTCCATCCGCGGCACCCACCAGCAGATGGAAATGGCCCGCCAGCTGATCGATGAGAAGATTGGG GCCTCAGGAATGGGGGGCAACGGCAGTTTTGGTCTGAACCCATTCGGACAAGGACCAACTACCCCGCATCAGAA TGGACCCCAGACATTCCTGACAGGAGGATGGGGCACAACATATCAGACATGGCAGACTCCGGGCCAGCAGGACCCca GTCAGCAGAGCCAAGCCCAGAGCAGTGGCTCTGACTACAGCAAAGCATGGGAGGATTACTACAAGAAACAGA gccaggcagcaggcccCGGCTCCCAGCAGAGCTCCCCTCCGGACTACAGTGCTGCCTGGGTGGAGTATTACAGACAGCAGGGGGCCTACTATGGCCAGGGTGCACAGCAGACACCGGCCCCAGGCCTTCAG AGAGGACACCCTTTAGTTGAAGATTTTTGA
- the LOC115101172 gene encoding far upstream element-binding protein 3-like isoform X2: MMMMAELVQGQASVAQPGTKADGFADALHRARQIAAKMGGDQMPHMNNSSPVLDPSLYGYGGQKRSMDDGVGNQLGGMVHQRAIMTEDFKVPDKMVGFIIGRGGEQITRIQLESGCKIQIAADSGGMMDRACTLTGSPENIEQAKRLLSQIVDRCRNGPGFHSEMDSNSAIQEILIPASKVGLVIGKGGDTIKQLQERTGVKMMMIQDGPMPTGADKPLRITGDPYKVQQARELVVEIIRDKDQGDFRASRGDFGSRLGGSSLDVAVPRFAVGIVIGRNGEMIKKIQNDSGVRIQFKPDDGISPDRIAQVMGQSDRCQHAVHLINELVQTAQVQQASPAHSLAGWLPDRASLAPSQASLDPLALWLGGGGDLLRQVYRQERDGFGSPVGPRGRGRGRGDWNMGAPGGLQEVTYSIPADKCGLVIGKGGETIKNINQQSGAHVELQRNPPPNTDPNVRIFSIRGTHQQMEMARQLIDEKIGASGMGGNGSFGLNPFGQGPTTPHQNGPQTFLTGGWGTTYQTWQTPGQQDPSQQSQAQSSGSDYSKAWEDYYKKQSQAAGPGSQQSSPPDYSAAWVEYYRQQGAYYGQGAQQTPAPGLQRGHPLVEDF, encoded by the exons atgatgatgatggcggAGTTGGTACAGGGACAGGCCTCGGTGGCTCAGCCTGGAACGAAAGCAGATGGCTTCGCCGACGCTTTACACCGGGCCCGACAG ATTGCGGCGAAGATGGGAGGTGACCAGATGCCCCACATGAACAACTCTTCTCCAGTcctagacccctctctctatgGCTACGGAGGCCAGAAGCGCTCAATGGATGATGGAG TAGGTAACCAGCTGGGTGGAATGGTACATCAAAG GGCTATTATGACAGAAGACTTCAAAGTGCCTGATAAGATGGTTGGATTCA TCattggaagaggaggagagcagatcACGAGAATTCAGTTGGAGTCAGGCTGCAAGATTCAGATAGCTGCAG ACAGCGGCGGCATGATGGACAGGGCCTGCACCCTAACCGGAAGTCCAGAGAACATTGA GCAGGCCAAGAGGCTGCTGAGTCAGATTGTGGACCGTTGTCGGAACGGCCCGGGGTTCCACAGCGAGATGGACAGCAACAGCGCCATCCAGGAGATCCTCATCCCTGCCAGCAAAGTGGGCCTGGTCATTGGCAAGGGAGGGGACACCATCAAACAACTGCAG GAGAGAACCGgtgtgaagatgatgatgatccAGGATGGCCCCATGCCCACTGGAGCAGACAAACCCCTGAGAATCACTGGGGACCCCTACAAAGTGCAG CAAGCACGAGAGCTGGTGGTGGAGATCATCCGGGACAAGGACCAGGGAGACTTCCGGGCCAGCAGGGGAGACTTTGGCTCCAGACTGGGGGGAAGCAGTCTGGATGTGGCAGTCCCCAGGTTTGCTGTGGGCATCGTCATTGGCAGGAACGGAGAGATGATCAAGAAGATCCAGAATGACTCTGGGGTCAGGATCCAGTTCAAACCAG ACGATGGCATCAGTCCCGACCGGATTGCCCAGGTGATGGGCCAGTCTGACCGTTGCCAGCATGCAGTGCATCTCATCAACGAGCTGGTCCAAACggcacaggtacag CAGGCCTCCCCAGCCCATTctctagctggctggctcccgGACAGGGCCAGCCTGGCCCCCTCTCAAGCTTCTCTGGACCCCCTAGCCCTGTGGCTGGGTGGTGGGGGGGACCTCCTCAGACAGGtgtacagacag GAGAGGGATGGCTTTGGGAGTCCCGTGGGGCCCAGAGGCCGGGGCAGAGGCCGCGGAGACTGGAACATGGGTGCGCCTGGTGGACTGCAGGAAGTGACGTACTCGATACCTGCCGACAAGTGTGGCCTGGTGATTGGAAAAG GTGGCGAAACCATCAAGAACATCAACCAGCAGTCCGGAGCGCACGTGGAGCTGCAGAGAAACCCGCCACCTAACACTGACCCCAACGTGCGCATCTTCTCCATCCGCGGCACCCACCAGCAGATGGAAATGGCCCGCCAGCTGATCGATGAGAAGATTGGG GCCTCAGGAATGGGGGGCAACGGCAGTTTTGGTCTGAACCCATTCGGACAAGGACCAACTACCCCGCATCAGAA TGGACCCCAGACATTCCTGACAGGAGGATGGGGCACAACATATCAGACATGGCAGACTCCGGGCCAGCAGGACCCca GTCAGCAGAGCCAAGCCCAGAGCAGTGGCTCTGACTACAGCAAAGCATGGGAGGATTACTACAAGAAACAGA gccaggcagcaggcccCGGCTCCCAGCAGAGCTCCCCTCCGGACTACAGTGCTGCCTGGGTGGAGTATTACAGACAGCAGGGGGCCTACTATGGCCAGGGTGCACAGCAGACACCGGCCCCAGGCCTTCAG AGAGGACACCCTTTAGTTGAAGATTTTTGA